The Aneurinibacillus migulanus genome contains the following window.
AAACAGAAATACATGTATGTCCCACCGATTGTAGGTTTCTTTTAATTAACTCATTAATTGGAATTTCATCCTCGACAATTAGGATTGTTGCCACCAGAATCACCTCTTCATTAGCATAGCATGGTGATGTAATAAAGTTGTAAAAGCTGTGCTAGCATAAACAGTGTGGTAGTTAATTGTTCGTCAACCCCACCCAAAACTTTAATAAAATAAAAATAAAATTTAATTTTATTAAATATTATGTTAAACTTTTAATAAAGGAGGTGAAAGTCATGGATTTTAAAGAGGTTCCAAATTGGATTTTGTCTTTGGATGGTGAAGATGTTGAATTCATTAAAAATTTTATTTTGAATTCAGGTTCTTTGAAAGAAATAGCAAAAATTTATGATGTTTCTTACCCTACGGTAAGAATTAGGTTAGATCGGTTAATTCAAAAAGTAAAACTAAACGATAATCTAGAGAACGAAGAATTCATTAGTTTTATTAAGAAACTGTCTATAGATGACCATATTAGTTTAGAAGCTGCAAAATTGATTATTGACAAATATAAAAGTGAAAGAGGCGATACTTAATGTTACGTATCTATGGCTTTTTGATTGCTATTGTCATACTAGGAATTCAATCTTTTTTATCGCGAAGAAATAATGTTTATTGGGGCGCTATCTTGCCGGTTATGTATTTGATTACTTTTACATATCTATGGTTTTCTGAGACGTTTTTTGTAAAAAATACATCTTCTTTTCTATTTGGTGTTTTTGGAGGATTGGTTGTTTTATTAGGGGCCTGGGCTAACGGAAGAGAATCTTTGAAGAAGAAAAGAAAAAAAGAATTAGAAAAAATGAAGTTACATGACTTCAAATAAAGATTCTGATTCTAGCGCTTTCAAAGTATTTTTTTAACTTTATTACCATTTGTTAGATAGTCTCTGAGGACTTGGTGGCAGGGTAGTTGTATCACGTAGGATTCATAAAAATGGTATTTTTTCGTTTTGGAGGTACCGGCAAACTTTAGCTTAATAGGTATATGACGCTACCTCCATCTCCAATTAATCTCGCCATCATGATAAATGGCAGGCAAACATATTCCCCTCCTTCCATTTTCTTTATCAACTACAAACCAGTTATCTTCCTCCAACCATCCTTCTTTATCATCAATTTCTGCAAACCCACTTTCCTCATTAACAATTTCCGCAAAAAAATCTTTAAATCTGTTCATATTTTTGCTGGGGATAATTCTCCCATTCATCCACATTCCTTCTACGCTTGCCCCTTGTATTTCTCCTAGATATTCATTTTGAAAATAGAGCTTCAAAATCCTCACTCCTTCAAAGAAATTATAATAGATTTGTCAAAAGCCTGGATAAAGCAGGAAATAATCTATCGTAGCACCCAAAAACCGACCCATATGGTCTATACTTATATGATACAACCTTTTGAGAGGAGCGAAGAAAGAAATGAGAAAAACTGTAATCTGCTTGATGCTATTGTTTGTGTTGGTCGGATGTACAGAAGGACCACTTGCTTCGCCCAGGCCTCCGTTGCCCGGTCTTACCGTCGGACAGCAGGATGTTCCCGTATATCAAAGCAACTATTGCTGGAAAAGCGGCAAAAAGGATTCATGTGTAGACTTTATCTCTCCCCCATCTCAAGTACGAACGGAAAATCCAGGTATTGTCCCCGCACAGGCTACGATGACAATCCATTTCCGTAAAGAGCCTAAATCCGGTACCCTACAGGTAAATGAATGGATAAGCACAAACAAAGCCAAACCTGTCACAGTACAGGACTCTTCCTTCGTTCTGCCTAAAAGCAAAGGGCTCCATATCTACTCATTTTCTGCCGAATGGGAAGAAGGCACAGCAAATTATGTATGTAAAGTATATATAGAATGACACACCTGTTGATTATCTATAAGGCGGAAGAAAGGAGGGGCATACGTAGATGTGTTCCTTCTTCTTCCAACGACGAGGTGATTCGGCCGCTCTGTGTACAAAGGTCGGACCGACGCCCGTTTGGGGCACGTTGTGGCGACTCTAACACTCTAGGTACTATTATATAAGTTACACTTAATATTTTGACAGGGTAGCGTGGTTGGAAGGAGGCGATTCAGAAAAAGAAGAGGGTGGATGCGCCCTGCGCTCCAGCAGATGCAAATGTGCCTTTTTCCGACCGCTCCCGCCCACCGCCCTTCCTTCTTTTCTTACCTCTCACCACAAGAATTTGTCGATGTATCAAATCAGATGTATATAGATAATCAACACCCTTGATAGAATAGCTGAAAAAGCGGTTTCGGCACAAAAAAATAAACTTTTTCCCCATGCGCCCACGCCGTTTTACTCCTCCGCGCATATACCAGTATATGGGTAGTTATCCCGATAAACAACGAAAAGGAGGGGTTCTTGTATGCAAGAGTCATCATTTGCAACAGAGCCGGTAGCTTACGCAGAGGAAGAGGAGCGTCAATATTATCCACGACCACGTCCGCGGCCACGTCCAAGACCGTATCCTCCCTATTATTTCTATCCCCCTTATTATCCACCATATCCTTATTATCCACCGTACCCTTACCATCCTTACTATCCATACGGATACGGTAGACCTCCTTATTGGTATCGAAACGAAGCGGAATCAGGACAATAGCGCAGAAAAAACCGGCCATTCTCCGAAGAGGATGGCCGGTTTTATGCATTCGACTCGCTCTTATCAAAGCGGTTCAACGACTTCTCCCGTAAATGCAGCGCGATAAATGGCAGCGATATCTTTTTTCTCAAGTGGCATTGGACTGCGTGCCAGCAAACGCTTTTGTTTAACTCCGTCTTCTACCAGCAAAGGAAGGGCTGATTCTGGGATCGAGAACTCCTGTAAAGTTGCAGGAATACCCACGTCCGCTACGATACGCTGTAGTTCTTCCACGCAGCGCAACGAGGCTTCCTCCTCAGACATATACGCTGTGCTTATACCGAGTGCTTCTAAAACATCAGCCATCCGTTTCCGACAACTGGTCCGTATATACCCCATCACATACGAAAGCAATACTGCATTCGATTCTCCGTGGGCAATATGGAACTGACCGCCTAATGGATAAGCTAACGCATGAACGCCTGCTACACCTGCATTAAAAAAGGCAAGTCCGGCCATATAGCTTGCATAACTCATCTGACTGCGTGCTTCCTTATCCCTTCCGTTTCTGTACGCACGACGCAAGGATCCGGAAATCAACCGGATTGCCTGCAAAGCCAGCGCATCGGTCGTCGGGTTTGCATGGATAGACACGTACGCTTCTACCGCGTGCGTAAGTGCATCGATCCCTGTAGCAGCCGTCACCCTTGGCGGCATAGATAAGGTCAGCTTTGATTCTACAATCGCTACATCCGCCAGAAGGTTGTCGTGTGTGACTACATCTTTTGTGCTTTCTAGTGATAGAACTGCTA
Protein-coding sequences here:
- a CDS encoding DUF2089 family protein, which codes for MDFKEVPNWILSLDGEDVEFIKNFILNSGSLKEIAKIYDVSYPTVRIRLDRLIQKVKLNDNLENEEFISFIKKLSIDDHISLEAAKLIIDKYKSERGDT
- a CDS encoding iron-containing alcohol dehydrogenase; protein product: MPGAKITLPPLTYAGEGALENLLPEVKKFGPSNILVITDPILLDIGLVETVIWPLKAAGYKLDVYTDIEPEPPLACGEKLIDYTRAGGFDLILGVGGGSALDLAKLTAVLAAHEGPVKDYLNLTATRQVEHKGYPKILLPTTSGTGSEVTNIAVLSLESTKDVVTHDNLLADVAIVESKLTLSMPPRVTAATGIDALTHAVEAYVSIHANPTTDALALQAIRLISGSLRRAYRNGRDKEARSQMSYASYMAGLAFFNAGVAGVHALAYPLGGQFHIAHGESNAVLLSYVMGYIRTSCRKRMADVLEALGISTAYMSEEEASLRCVEELQRIVADVGIPATLQEFSIPESALPLLVEDGVKQKRLLARSPMPLEKKDIAAIYRAAFTGEVVEPL